The Aythya fuligula isolate bAytFul2 chromosome 1, bAytFul2.pri, whole genome shotgun sequence nucleotide sequence CAGCCTGGACTCACCTGTGCTACCTTCTTGTCATAGTCTTGCATGAAGGTGTCCACCTCAGCCTTCAGTTCTTCCTGATCCACTACTGAGTCTGCGTATCTGGCGATCCACTCTGAGACACAGACAGCAGAAGTCAGCCACAGCCTCTGTTAGAAGCACGCCCTAGCGTGGTGCATTTGAGCAGCTCTAGAGAGATCTGCTGTAGGAAATGACACGCTCCATTCCCATTTCTGTTCAGCATCCCCACTGCCTTAGCTCATGAACATTCAACTTGAGACCCAGGCCACGGGCAGTAAGCAATGGGAAGCTAAATGATGGGAAGAGCTTGCATCTTCCTCGAGCAGGAGCGAGCTACCTGAAGCCCAAGAGGTGCAACATTCAGGGCTGCCTTCCTACCAAGGGGTTATCTTGCAGCCTCTGGTGCCTGTTTATGAGTCTGGCTTCCGTTCTGAGGGTACAAAAACAGCCAGCTTCTCCGCAGCTACATGAAATTGAGGAGATGCGGGGAAAAGCTCTCCTTACATTGGACCAGGTGACCCCATCCTCCTGTAGGGTCACTTAGTCAGGCTCTACAATGTCCAATACAAGAAGATAGCAAtaagatacaggaaaaaaagcagaataatgaAATATTGGACATCTCGCCAGCTCAGGCTCATCACAAAGAGGCAAGAATGAAATTGGAACATGCTAGGAAGTACTCAGCAAGGAAAAGGTTTCCCCTGCTCTGGCTGACAGGAGGACAGCTGCTGCTTACTTACTGCTAACGCCGGTTTTCACAGGGTGACTGTCCGTTGATACCAGCAGGGGACCTTCCTGTGCCAGGGCCTTGACCGCCTGGACGCTGGCTGGTTTCTTGAACACCACGTACGCTACTCGAAATCCCTACAAGAAGAAGACCCACCCAGGCCGGTCAAATATACATACCAGAGTGATACAGGAAGAAACTGAAGcataaaagagaaatcaaagcaCAAGTTACAGAAAGatggataaaagaaaaaaagaagagaaagataagGCAATGTTGAATCACGTTGCCAAGTCTCCCCACGTGGTTTGTTCTGTAACTCATGCTAAAGAGCACCGCTCAGGAGTTGAGACTTCTTCCCCTTGTGACCACTACAAAACTCCAGTCACCTCCCCCCGAGCGTTACCGTCGCGGTCCTGCGGCCGAAGAACTTGGACCTCTGCTTCTCCGCCTtctcccccggccccggcttGTCCCTGACGTCCACGCTCTGCACCGGCCCGCAGCTGCCGAACAACCTGGACAGAGCCCCCTTGGTGCGGAGACCGGCAGCCGAGCGTCAGAGCGGGGCTGgagcgccccggccccgccaggagcccgtccccgtccccctgGGCACTCACCGGGCCGCAGTACGGGGGCACGTTGAGGACGAAGAGGGTGCGGGCGGGCGGGTGCGCGTCGCCGGGCCCCTCCCGCACGCGGTGCTCCTTCACCAGCAGGCAGTGCGGCGAGCGCTGCCGCTCCCCGAACTTCACCGCCAGGGCTGCGGGAGACACAGCGGTCACACAGCGCTCGGAgacgcccccagcccccggccccccccgccgccccccggcccctcacCCGTGTATCCCGGCGGCGCCGCTCCCACCCCACGCGGCTCGGCGGCCGCCATCTTAGCGCGGCGGGaagcggcggcagcggggcccGCCGGGAGCTGTAGTTCGGCCCGCGCCGCGCCTAATGGCGGCGGGGGCCGGCCCTGAGGAGGGGCCCGCCTCCAGGCTGGGCTGAGGGAACGGTAAAGCCCCGGGAGCTACCCCCCTGCCCAAAATCtcaaaacctcatttttttatttttatttttttaccccaggtggtggtggggaacaTTACGCGGTCATGGGAAATAACTGAGACGGGCACAGGGGAGTAAAAGGAGGCTGAAGCCAGGGCAAACAGAATAGCTGTTGGGTTACGTCGCCCAACAACGTAGCTTTAGAGGTGTATTTCTACATTAAGTTCCTCTGGAAATCCTTGGCTAAGGACTATGGAAATGCAATGCTACAAAGAATACCTAGGTGGAGTCTCTAAGGAACTGTGTGCTTACTGTTAAGGAAACTTATTGCACACAATCGGTTAGTTTAACAGACCTGAACAGGGAGAACAGtataaaacagcagctgtgcttAATGCTAGAGAggcaaataaaagaataaaggaatGTTAAGGATATGTAAAAACACCCAGAAGACAACAGTAAGTACAACTGTTCTTAAAGACTCTTGTAAATCAGGAGAAGGTGAAATACAACTGTTACAGAGGAAGTTATATTTATGATTGGATGGAAGAGAAGACAACTCCAAAAATAAAGATCTTGAAACAGGACGTGTACAAGGTGAAAAAACGGTttgtgaaaggaagaaatgataTAAGATATCGAAGTTAATGAACATTTATCAGATGATATGGTACATGCAAAAGCTATAAAAGTATACCAGGCAAACTTGCAAATTGTGGCATCACTTCAGAAGACagcatatttttgaaaaagcaaaggaagttTGAGAGACGCTATTATGTATTACCAACCACCTGTCCTGGACAGCCACATTGAGTTAGTGCAAACCTTTCATATTTCATGTGAGCTTACAATCTCTTAGTAGCCccgaaaaaaaaataaaaccaaatgtgCATAGATGTTTGGTCAGAAGATGGTCAGTGAGAACTCAGTGGAATGTAACAAGATTAGCATGACAATTCCAGAACAGTAAGAAATTTATCAGCTGCAAGGTGAGCTGCTTAAAAAAAGTCTAGCATAACTGCAGGTTACTCTTCTTTCAAGCACCCACTGAAACAAGCAACACTACAAAGAACTAGAAAGCTGACTTCAGAGAGCTGACTGATgacaggagcaggcagagcagtgcaCAACCAAGACATTGCTGTAAGACAAGTCATAGAGTGGCATTTAGACAATCATTGAcctgaacaattaaaaaaaaaaaaaaggatttactGCACAGATCACAGAGATAGAGAACAAAGCAGTAGTTCTTCCAAGGAAGTATGTTAATGTCATCATAATTCATCACAGATAACCTAAACAATGCATGATTTAACAGCAAGTTACAAAATGCACCTTCATATTTGGCTTTTGGAATGGAtataaatcaattaaaaaactTGCTTCAGTCTCCCCATTCTTTCAGAAGAGACAAGATATGCAATCACGATACACGTCTTCACATTTTCAGCCTTATCATCTTATTATCTAGCTGGTTATGAAAGCACCCTACTTTATCTGGAACAGGTACTCTAACTTCACAGCTgtactttaattatttttaaatcactagGCTGTCAATAACAGAttgccatttctttccttttatgtgACAAATAAATTGGAACTAGGTGGAGTCGGTCACAAATTGTTCCCATTTTGACAGCAACAATCAACTATTAATTTTGATGAGATAATCTAGATGAAAATACTTATGAGTATCAATTGATTATCCACATACCCTTCCTCTTGGTCTTCCATCGCACTATCAGCTACCTATGGCATTTATCACTGAACCAGCAGCATGATTAGAGatttgaagtttgttttttttttttttttaaaaaaagcacacttGATTCAATATTGAACAACTCTACCTACTGATCTTTCAGTTGCTTCACAGCATCTAAAAAGGCTTAGAATCCACTCTCCGTATAACAAACGTTTATTCAGAAACAGATAATACATTATCTTCTCCAACCCTAACagttctcctccctccccccagtttttattaaaacacaGGTGTTTGGTGGGTGATCTAGGGAAGGGGAACAACAGCTGTCTTAAGTCCCCTCCCCTACTAACATCTGCTGTTCAAACAAAGCACCCTACCAGAAATGGTGCCGTTGATTTCCAAACCAAAGAGAGTACTCTGGAAAAACAAGTCCTGCCAAGTTCTCAGTTATCTCCATGGCTAAAAGGGATACAGTGAGATAAGGAATGGTTTGCACCAGCTAGATAGAGCTCATAcagaacaagaaagcaaaagaaacacaggGCTGACCAAGAATCGGGACCTGGAGAATCTGGACCTACACCGATTACGGAAAGCTCACTGAAGTTCTGCAGACCTAAGCCGAATGGGTTAGGTTAATCTCCTAGCTAGAAGGATCAAATTCAACCCCCAACCAGCTTCTCAAAGTGGCTCTATCCTTTCCTCTCTTATAATACAATTTGAACTAATACAAACAAATGGAGCTACCGGGACTTCAAATATCCATGACGTTAATGCTGTACTACCAAAGGAGGTATTGGAAGTGCCACCTAGTGGCCTGTGGCTCATCACAGATGCTCACTGGCTGAAGTTCCATCCAAGTGTCTCCTCTCCAAGTGTCCCTTACACAGTGCTGCCCGCTCTCCTCCGAAACTTGCAGCAACGAAGCCCAGCGACCATCCTCCAAATCCAGTTCTGTGAGCAACAGGCCTGCACAGCAGCCAAGCATTGCCCAAATCATACCTCTTGAGAAAGTGATTTCTCCAGGGCAAGTGAAGACTGCTTCTTACGTGTTAGTATCTGAAAAAGgccccagctccttccttttCATAAAAGGAGACTGGTTAGGTCAGAAGGTAAGAAAAAACTTGATGTCCCTGCATCAGCAGGAAGACGCAATACAGTCTACTGGGAATGAAACACTAGGATTTCCTCTAGCTCTGAACACAATCCTGGTTCTTATTTTTCAGTCGACACAGGAGAGAACAACTCAGCCTGACCCTACAGGGCTAATATGTTCACTGTACAAATGGCAGCGCCGTTTTTTCCCCCCGCCTCCATGTATTACCAGAGTTGAAGCATCCCTCCTGTAGCACAACGGGTGCTGCACGTGTGCTTATGTCCTTTGTGCCCGATGCCTCCATTGGCTGGCACACATGCTGGGAAGCTCAGTTTTTCACACTTCTCAATGTCacagctgctgagcagaaaaataGCCAGCAGTCAGCATGAAGCAGTATGCTACCAAATGCATACGAGTCAAAAGATGCAAGATGGCACTTCCTGTACGTGGCCACACCTGACTTCGTACCCAGTGCAGCAATTCTGGAAACAGTGTGTTGCTGTTGCCTGTTGAAAATCCAGGGGATGCACCTTTTAGTTACAGGTAGGACAGAAGAGAAGGAGATTGCCACCCCTTCCCTCAAAGTCTATGTGCACTTTTAATGGCCACTAAGGGCTTTGGAGTAAAGGAGGGAATTACATGGTATATGCTTAGTAATATATTACTGGCAGAAGGGAGAGGTTattctcttggaaaaaaaaatagtggaagAAAACTCCaactatgaaaacagaaaatacacacacaagaGGAGAACACTATTGTACAGTAAGGTAGCGatcatagaaaacaaaaaaaacttcaagGCAGGCAAATGCAAACAACATCTGCACTCCTGCACTTTTCTCATTCCCCAACTTAATTGAGTTTTCCAGTCCACTGCTCGCTCCTCCTTCTCAGAGTTTGATCTTGAATTCTGTTGGCTGCACAGAGGAAGAGACCCCTGAGGATTTGAAGAGTGCCTTCAAGATGGTGTCAGGGTCCACCTCAGCTGGGGGATTTGACGCAGTGCTTGCACTTGTCCGGCGTGgttccccttccttcttcactgaagGAGTATCGCTCAACCGCCTGCaatataaaatagaatttaacACAACGCCCGTGTTTGCTGTTCTCAGTGTTCTTCCTTTCCCACATGTTCTTCCTTTCCCATATTTCCTTCCCTATCCCATATATTcccaaatgttttaaatatactttcAGACACAAGAATATCCTGATCTCAGACTCATTTTGAACTCATTTCCAGGGCTGGGAACACTACAGAGTCAAACTGCACTCAGCGCAGAGAGCCCCAAACAAGAGGAGAATATTCAGGGGACAATAATTTGCCAGCaattttcctcccttcccctcatATTCTCTTCAAAACAGAACGTGGAAGTGTGTTTGGTTCTTCCCCCCACGCAACAGGACACTTACAGCAATATAGGCTGGTCTGAGGTGATGACATTCCCATTCATGTGAAGGTTGCACTTCATTGGTTGacctaaacaaaaacaaagagtCCTTATCTCAGAATCCCAGTAAGGAAAGACCCCAGAAATACCATGCAACGGTGTAAGCTACAAAGTTCCACATGCTGAGGAAACATGAGAAGGAACAGCTGATACATCTTTTGTTGCAAGATTACAAGGACAGAAGCATTACTAAAACACTCTGTACAATACGAAAAATTGCACCAAGAGAGCACATACAGATGGAAAGCCCTTAGCACATATGCAAGAGAATCTCCCATTAACAGCTAATTTCAGCCTATAACAAATGGCAGATAGATCCAGCTCCAGGAGTGCATTGTTTGAAGTTTATAGAGAAGCTGACACTGTTTTACAAGTCTCATTCAAAATGTCTTCGACCATGCCCTGAAACTTCTGCAAATATTAGTTTTACTTGTACTTTGCAAACTCTGCAAGCATGTACTGCCTTCCTAAAGGCTATCTACCTCTTGGCACTGGATTAGAAGTAACAGAAATTTCATCTGGAAGTGAGACCAGTGGAATCACTGGAAGCCTGCCTCTATCTCTGAGCATTCTTTTTTGGGGAAGAGATTCCAAACTGTGCTTATATCCAACATGCACATTACACTATTTAGCTTTTGGACCGATTTTCTGGCATCTTTCTTCTTGGTAGCATACGAGTAGCTGAGATACTTTGAAAAGTCTTTGTAAACTTATCTATCCTTGGTGCAACCCCGCTCAAACTTACCATCTAAGCATCTGTTGTTGTATTTCTTATATGCCGTGATTGCATCTTCTTTCTTCACAAAGACTACTTCAGCCACTCCTGGGTGCACCAGTCGTGCTCGCTTCAGAGCGCCACACACACAGAATAACTCCTACGGGCAGAGCGTTGGTCACGACCGCGGTCACATCAAAGGCACCACGCGAACCAGACAGACACAACGAGCGAGAAAGGCTCGGTTTCCTAATTACATCCCCACTCCTGTCCAGTAAACACATGGCAGAACCTGACAGCTGCCACTTGTCTTAACGTGTTTGCTATGTAACAAGTACTGGGCATTAGTAATACAGCTAACACAAGCAAAAAGGTAAGGCCAGCACTGTAAGGGGGAGCCTGGGTTGTTCTCTGCCTGCTGAGCATGGAAGGACCTAGGTAATTCGCATGGGGGCTTTAAGTTCAAGGAGAACACTAAGCATCGCTTAGGATGAAGTCTAAGTGATGTCAGGTAGCTCTAGAAATGGGATTTTCTACCATCTACTTGggcatacattaaaaaaaaaaaaaaaaaaaaaaaaaaaaaacagtgaacagCTCACCCcaccctgcctccccccccccaaaatcagGCAACACTCAACTTTTGCAATCATATTCACCACAGAGGGATTTATCAAAAGAGGTAGGGTAGGGGAAGGAAGCTTCATTCACCCAGAGCTGGGCAGTAAGCAACACTCACAACAATGTCTTCCTCAGTGACGCGAGGATGCAGGTTGTTTACAGTCATCTTTGTGCCTTCCAAGGGACTGAATGCCAGCTACCGACACAAACACATTACACGCAGACGGTCAGAAATGCAGCAAAGACAgcacagcaaataaaataaacaaaaaaaaaaagtcactaaaaGGGTGCCTGGGCAAGTTTGTACACATGCATAAAAGAAAACTACCGCCTGTAATGGGAAATACCAATGCTTAGAAAAGCCCAGCTCatctgagaatgaaaaaagaGCCTCTTTTTCATATCAACTTCTCTCTGA carries:
- the RRP7A gene encoding ribosomal RNA-processing protein 7 homolog A, yielding MAAAEPRGVGAAPPGYTALAVKFGERQRSPHCLLVKEHRVREGPGDAHPPARTLFVLNVPPYCGPGALSRLFGSCGPVQSVDVRDKPGPGEKAEKQRSKFFGRRTATGFRVAYVVFKKPASVQAVKALAQEGPLLVSTDSHPVKTGVSKWIARYADSVVDQEELKAEVDTFMQDYDKKVAQEEAKAAQEEGVPDEEGWVKVTRRGRKPGLPRTEAANLRVLERERRKRARKELLNFYAWQHRETKREHIAQLRKKFEEDKQRIALMRAQRKFRPY